AAGTGGTTGCGCGCGCGCTGGCCCGGCAAGATCATCATAAAGGGCATCCTCGATCCCGACGATGCGCGGCGCGCGGTCGACGAAGGCGTTGACGGCATCCTGATCTCGAATCACGGGGGGCGGCAACTCGATCCGGCGCCGTCGGCGATGGACGTGTTGCCGGAGATCGCCGATGCCGTCGGCACGCGGACCGAGATTCTGATGGATGGCGGCGTGCGGCGCGGCGCGGACGTGATCAAGGCGCTTGCGCTCGGGGCCGGCGCGGTCTCGATCGGGCGCGCCTATATCTATGGACTCGGCGCGGCGGGCGAGACGGGCGTTTCGCGATGTCTCGAATTGCTGAAGGGCGAGATGCTGCCGGCGCTTAACATGATGGGCTTCGAATCGATTGCCGAACTTCGGGCAGCGGGCAAGGCGGCGTTGCGGACGGCGGTGCCCGTTCATCATGCGATGACGGCGGCTGAGAGGTCGGATGAAATGTCGCCCGGGCTGATGGAGAGTGTGCTGTAGCGTGCGATGCCGGCCGGCGTGCGCCGCTGCCTCCAACGGGCGCGCGGCGCGTAGTCTACTTGCAAACGTCGACCCACTCGGCTTCGACCAGTTCCGCCAGCCGGACCGGATCGATGCGCAGCGCCGCATGCGTCGAACCTGCGGCCGGCACGACGAAATCGTACGATTTCAGCATCACGTCGCAATAAACGGGGAGCGGCGTCGAGAGACCGAACGGACAGACGCCGCCCACCGGATGGCCGGTGACGGCGACCGTTTCCTCCGCGGAGAGCATTTTCGCCTTGCCGCCCAGCGCGGCCTTGATTTTCTGGTTGTCGAGACGGGAATCGCCGCAGGATACGAGCAGCACGTGGGCGTCGCCGACCTTCATCGCGAGCGTCTTGGCAATCTGCGCCGGCTTGATGTCCCAGGCCGCCGACAACGTCATCGTGGAACTGCTCTCGCTCAACGCGATGACGTCGATATCCGGCGCCTTCTCCGCCAGAAACTGGCGAACCGATTCAACACTCACGTTCGTGGCCCTCCGTGCAGCCGGTGTGCCTGCCTTCGTCTTATCGGCGGGAGCAAGGGCAGGCTCGGCAATCCTTGCTCCCGCATCTTTGGTGAACCCTCGGAACGGATAAGCTATCGTGCGCGGCGCGGAATGTATTGAACGATTGTGCAGGATTCGCTGGGGCGGTTGTAGGGGAATGGGGCGGGATGGGGCTTGGCAAGGGCTCTGAGCGGGCGACGTGGCTTCGGTGACCGCGCGCGCCGCCCGGTGCCCGGCCCCGGCGCGTGAAAACGCCGCTGCCGCATCGGACGTCGCGGCCCGAACCGCCGGCAAGCGCGCTCACGCGCCGCGCATCGCGATCCACGCGCCCCAGAACAGGCTCGCAAAAAAACGCACCGGCTCACGGAACCCGGCGGCGCCGAGCAGTGCATGCACGGCGTCTTCGGACGCGGGCGGGTCCGCGCCGCGCAGAATCGTGGCGAGTTTCTGCGCGACTTCGTCAGGCGTCGCGCCGTGCATTCGCCAGCGTTGCGCCCACGCGCTCAGGAGCCGCGGATCTTCGGCATAGCGGCGATAGTTGCCCGCGACGATGAGCGGCGCGCCCGGCTTCAAACGGAGCGCGATCGAGCGGAGCAGCGCGGCCTTCGCGTCGTCGCCGGGCACGTGGTGCAGCACGCCGATCAGCGTCGCGCCGTCGAAGCTGGCGTCGGCGGGCAGGTCGTCGACGTAGCCGTGGTGCGTCGTCACGCGCGCGTCGAGACCGGCCGCGGCGACGTTCGCGCTCGCGAGGTCGAGCATCGGCCGCGACGGGTCGACCGCGGTGAAGCGCCAGCCGGACTCGAGGCGGGCGAGCGTGACGATCTCGCGCGCGGTGCCGCCCGCACCCGCCGCGAGGATCTGCGCGGCACCCGCATCGGCGGAGACCGACGATGCGAGCATGCATGCGCAGAGATCGTGGCATGCGTCATAGCCCGCGAGCGCGATGCGGCTTTGTTCCGCGTATTCGGCGGCGCGCGATGAATCGAACTTGGCGGTGCCGGATGGGGTGGACATGGCGGTCGGACT
The nucleotide sequence above comes from Burkholderia thailandensis E264. Encoded proteins:
- a CDS encoding YbaK/EbsC family protein, whose translation is MSVESVRQFLAEKAPDIDVIALSESSSTMTLSAAWDIKPAQIAKTLAMKVGDAHVLLVSCGDSRLDNQKIKAALGGKAKMLSAEETVAVTGHPVGGVCPFGLSTPLPVYCDVMLKSYDFVVPAAGSTHAALRIDPVRLAELVEAEWVDVCK
- a CDS encoding class I SAM-dependent methyltransferase; translation: MSTPSGTAKFDSSRAAEYAEQSRIALAGYDACHDLCACMLASSVSADAGAAQILAAGAGGTAREIVTLARLESGWRFTAVDPSRPMLDLASANVAAAGLDARVTTHHGYVDDLPADASFDGATLIGVLHHVPGDDAKAALLRSIALRLKPGAPLIVAGNYRRYAEDPRLLSAWAQRWRMHGATPDEVAQKLATILRGADPPASEDAVHALLGAAGFREPVRFFASLFWGAWIAMRGA